In the genome of Coraliomargarita algicola, one region contains:
- a CDS encoding tetratricopeptide repeat protein has translation MPLIVLPSRLQNTKIALPVFASILALCHLTGCNDSSQSQEDTVEAGFEALKYYDYNLAETKFNQAQSDLSPDDQEWTKITFSAAIASWHSSPPSGTSIDHAQSLFEEIVEKSEDAQVVAMAKVNLARIAEVADFPNDTVDLAKAQSLYEEVMTSAEGTDIAAEATMRLAQTHVQSLTEDGVQRAISLLENFLKNNPDSAWQSVAAQYLGDLYFERLADPAAALKAYQIAEAAGFANDTKAHIYIWRMSRFARLAGDQRLSAEYCKQLVENFPRSQYGWVAVKSIKEYNEAHPENAMAVPSIQNAFRGAPEQ, from the coding sequence ATGCCACTGATTGTTCTCCCGTCCCGCTTACAAAATACGAAAATAGCCCTGCCCGTTTTCGCGAGTATTTTGGCGCTTTGCCATCTGACTGGCTGCAACGACAGCTCTCAATCACAAGAGGACACGGTCGAGGCGGGCTTTGAGGCACTCAAATATTACGACTATAATTTAGCGGAGACTAAGTTCAACCAAGCGCAGTCCGACTTATCACCAGACGACCAGGAATGGACAAAGATTACTTTTTCTGCCGCGATCGCGTCATGGCACAGTAGCCCACCAAGCGGCACTTCGATCGACCATGCACAGTCACTTTTCGAGGAGATAGTTGAAAAATCCGAAGATGCTCAGGTCGTCGCGATGGCAAAAGTCAACTTAGCCCGCATCGCCGAGGTCGCCGACTTTCCCAACGACACGGTAGACTTGGCCAAAGCACAGTCGCTCTATGAGGAGGTCATGACGTCCGCCGAAGGCACAGATATCGCAGCAGAAGCGACCATGCGTCTCGCACAAACACACGTGCAATCACTGACAGAAGATGGTGTTCAAAGAGCCATTTCACTCCTGGAAAACTTCCTGAAAAACAATCCTGACTCGGCTTGGCAGAGCGTTGCCGCTCAATACCTTGGCGACCTATATTTCGAACGCCTAGCAGATCCAGCCGCTGCCCTCAAAGCCTACCAAATCGCAGAAGCAGCCGGTTTCGCCAACGATACAAAGGCTCACATCTACATCTGGCGCATGTCTAGATTTGCCAGACTCGCAGGCGATCAACGTCTCTCTGCAGAATACTGCAAACAGCTCGTGGAAAACTTCCCCCGCAGCCAATATGGCTGGGTCGCGGTCAAATCCATCAAGGAATATAACGAGGCACACCCCGAAAATGCCATGGCTGTTCCGTCTATTCAAAATGCGTTCCGAGGAGCTCCTGAACAATGA